ATTTCACTAAAATTGCAGAGACACCAGGGGAAACTCTACAACCACCATATATTCACCGTCCAAGACGAATGTCCTTACCGTTATGCGATATCATGTCCTTGTTTATTTTTTAAACCAGGTTTCACCTCTCTTTCATTATATAAATCAAATATCTTATTCGATATGATATGAAAATGTAATCAAATTATAATTTTTACCAATTTTGCTAAGCATACCCGTACTAAGCTACTTAGCCATATTATACCTGATACAAGAAATAGAACACAAGTTAAATCGTGCGAAAGAATAAGTAAAAGAACGGAATTATAACAAAAGTATTGAACGTATTTCCTTTATATTTACTTCGATTTTATACTCCATATTATTTTGAAGAAATAGCCATAATTACACTAAATTAATTTCATAATATGTGTTTTCAAGACTTATTTTCCTAGAATTGAACAAAAACACTTACAAAATGGAGTTTTTTTATGAATTACGTCACATTTGAGGGGATTTTTCTAAAAAAACAGAAGTGGTGGTTTATTACGTTTGTACAAATGTTTATTCTATAATCACTTTCGTTTTTGCTTCATTTCAAGAGGACGATTATTTTCTTATACATGTTGCAATTCATAATGAAGAAACGGTTAATGATCTAAATAAGAACACATATAGGTGAGAAAAGATTTTCATCCTATAAAAAAATGACCTAGTTCTACACTAGGTCATTTTGTATTAACGAGGGATAGATTGTATAACAGATTGTAACGTTACTCTTTCTTCTTCTGTTAATGGAAGAAGTGGTAAACGTACAGAACCTACATCTAATCCAACCATTTGTAATGCTGTCTTTACTGGTGTTGGGCTTGGCGCCATAAATAATGAATCCGTTACTCTTACAAGTAATTGATGTAATTTTTGCGCCTTCTTAAATTCACCTGCTTGGAATGCTGCAATCATTTCTTGCATTTCATTTCCGATAACATGAGATGCTACAGAAACGATACCTTTCGCTCCAACTACCATAGCTGGTAACGTTAAACCGTCATCACCGCTGTATACTGCAAAGTCGTCCGCTGTTTTTTCAATGATTTCTGTCATTGTTAACACATCGCCGCCTGCATCTTTAATCGCAACAATGTTTTCTATTTCTGATAAACGAACAACTGTATCAACGGAGATTTGTACAATAGATCGTCCTGGAACGTTATATAGCATAACCGGAAGTGGCGTGCTTTCAGCAATTGCTTTAAAGTGCTGATACATTCCTTCTTGACTCGGTTTGTTATAATACGGTGCTACTAGCATTACTGCATCAACACCAGCTTCTGTCGCCTTTTTAGTTAAGTCAATAGAAGCATGCGTATTATTGCTACCTGTTCCAGCGATTACGGGCACCCTTTTATCGACAACAGATACGACATGGCGATATAACGCTACTTTTTCTTCTGAAGTTAATGTAGGAGATTCTCCTGTCGTTCCTCCTACCACGATTGCTGTTGTACCGTTATCTATTAAATAATTTACCAATTTCGTTGTCTTTGCAAAATCGATATTTCCGTTTTTATCAAACGGAGTTACCATCGCGGTTGCAATTGTCCCAAAATCTATCATGGTCTCACTCCTTATTGTTCCAGTTGCTTTTCTTTTGAAAGCTCAAACGCACTATGTAATGCATTTACAGCCTCCACTAAATCCGTTTCTTTTACAAGAACCCAAATTGTCGTATGGCTATCTGCCGATTGCAGAATTTGAATACCTTTTTCAGCTAAAGCTGTAACGATTTTCGCAGTAACCCCTGGGATACCTGCCATTCCTGCTCCAACGATAGATACTTTCGCACAATGCTCTGTCACAATTGGCTCATATCCAAGTTGTTTTAACACTTCGACAGCACGAGCTGATACATTATCATTTACTGTGTAAGCTACACCAGTAGGAGAAATGTTAATTAAATCAACACTAATACCTTCGTTTGCCATTTCTTTAAATACATGCTGTTGCAAATCATATGCCGTTTCTTTTGCAAGCACTTTAATTTGCGTTACATTTGATACATGTGCGATACCTGTCACAGGACGTTCTTCTACATCCTGCCCTTTTGTAGCACCATCGTATGCCGCAATAAGTGTACCTTCACTATCAGAATACGTAGAACGTACACGAAGAGGCACTTTTGCATGCATCGCAATTTCAACTGCACGTGGATGAACGACTTTTGCACCTTGATATGCCATGTTACAAATTTCGTTGTACGTTACAGTTTGAAGATGACGTGCATCTTTTACAATGCGAGGATCCGCAGTCATAACACCTTCTACATCTGTGAAGATATCAATAAATTCAGCATGAAGCGCAACACCTAACGCTGAAGCTGAAGTATCGCTACCCCCGCGTCCAAGTGTTGTCGTATCACCTTTTTTCGTTTGCCCTTGGAATCCCGTAACGACGATTACATCTACATTTTCTAACTCTTCATGTATACGATCGCAATTCATTTCAATAATCTTAGCATTTGTAAAATCATCATTTGTTACAAAACCAGCTTGTGCACCATTTAATGCCGCTGCTTTTATACCGTTCTCATTTAACATGTTAGAGAAAACGATTGCTGAGATTAATTCTCCGCATGATAATAACAAATCTTGCTCACGATTAGAAATGTGAGATTCCTCTTGATTTACAAGGCTCAACAAAGTATCCGTTGCATACGGTTCACCTTTACGACCCATAGCAGATACGACAGTAACTACTTTATAACCCGCATCTAGCGATTTTTTTATATGATGAAGCGCATGCTTACGTCCATTTTCATCACGTACAGATGTGCCACCAAATTTTTGAACAATAATTTTCATATTTTGCACCTTCTCTTAGCCGTTTACACTAATTGTAATTTTACTAAGCGCTCTGCAATTTGAACAGAATTCCATGCAGCGCCTTTTAATAAGTTATCAGATACGACCCAAAGATGGAATCCTTTATCGTTATTTAAATCTTTACGGATTCTTCCAACGAATACTTCGTTTTTACCTACTGCAGTAGCTGGCATTGGATATAATTGCTCTTCTGGGTTATCTTGCAGAACGATACCTTCCGCATTTGCAAGTAAGTTCTTTAATTCTTCTACTGTTACGCTTTCTTTTTCTACTTCGATGTAAACAGACTCAGAGTGACCTGATACAACTGGTAAACGTACACATGTTGCCGCTACTTCTAATTCAGGCATATGCATAATTTTTTTCGTTTCATTAATCATTTTCATTTCTTCAAATGTAAATCCATTATCTTGGAACTTATCAATCTGTGGAATCGCGTTGAAAGCGATTGGGAAATGTTTCTTATCACCTGATACAGGTAAAACATTTGCCTTCACTTCTTCACCATTTAAGATTGCTTGTGATTGTTCATGAAGTTCTTCAATCGCTGCCGCACCAGCACCTGATACAGCTTGATATGTGGAAACGATTACTCGTTTTAAACCATATTGCTGACGAACTGGCTCAAGAGCTACTACCATTTGAATTGTAGAACAGTTTGGATTTGCAATAATACCATTATGTTCTTTTAAGTCATTTTCATTTACTTCAGGTACAACAAGTGGCACGTTTTCTGTCATACGGAATGCACTTGTATTATCAACAACAATCGCACCGCGCTTTGCTGCTTCTGGCGCTAATTGTTTTGATACAGATCCACCAGCACTAAATAGTGCGATATCTACTCCTTCAAAACTTTCAGGAGTTGCCTCTTGAACTGTAAATTCTTCGCCTTTAAATACAAGTTTCTTACCTGCAGATCGTTTAGATGAAAGTAACGTTAATTTCCCGATTGGAAATTCTCGTTTCTCTAAAGTATTTAACATTTGTTCACCAACTGCGCCGGTTGCTCCAACTACAGCGACATGAAAAGTTTTTTGCTTTTCCATCACTATGCCCCTTTCTAGATACCAATCCTTCTATAACTTAGAATCAGAAGGAGTATACAATACCCCTTCTAATCTTAATAACGTTAATTTTATCATATTCTACAGTAAGAATGATGGTTTCATCAAAAATTGTCCGTTTTTTTTCGTTTTTTAATTCATATATCTGAATTTTTCTACGACAACCGGTTGCAATTGCTTCCCTTGCAGCGCTTCTAACACTGTATCTTCCAGTAGCTCCATGCGAGCTACCATTGAGTTCGGTTTTTTCTCTGGTGCATCTTGACCGAATGGGACGAAGTAGATGTTTTTTGTTGCCATTAGGCGCATGAGGTTGACGCCAACAGGGTGATAACAAAAGAAGGATTTTTTTATTTCTTCTATTATATATGGAAATCATGTTTTGTTAAATTGTTATAATTTTATATGGAAGAAAAATTTTCTAAGCATAAAGTATTCATTTTATTATTTCATAAACAATCTCTATATCTTTGTTTTTTGATATAATAATACAGTTATTAACATCAACTAGGAGGAACATTCTTTGAAAAAATTAATTATTGCAGGACTATCAATAGGACTTTTAGCTGGATGTGGTTCTACAGATAGCAAGAGTGAAGCTAAAGACAATACAACACAAAGTAGCACATCAGAAACTAGTAATAAAAAAACAAGTAAGTATCCTTTCCCTAAAGATGCCACATCAGTTGGAGAAGGAAAGATAAAAGTTAGTACACCCGCAGGAAACTCTGAAAATGGAAATGCACCAGTTTTATTTGCAAATAATAATGATTTAATGCTGCATCTTGGTATAGATTATGCTAACTTCCAAGGAGACAAACAAACATTTGTTTATGTTGATAAGATTTTCAAAGAAACATTACAAGTCGCAGAATTAACTCAAACGTCAATTATTTTAAGTGAAGATACATTAAAACCAGGGGTACATACAGTTACAGCAGTTCAATTTGAAAATGATGATCCAAAAGGTAAAGTATTAAATTTTATTGAAGCTAAATACGAAGTTAAAGAAAAGAAATAATACATACTTAATATATAATTTCTTTTAGGGGGCATCTTCATGAAAGTTGTACGCTCTATATTTAAAGGCTTTCGTTTAATAGGTTTAATTGTAAAGCCAGTACTTAAAGCATTATCTAAAAGTAAATTTTAAATCTCATAAATATTAAAATCCCCTTCTGCATATAGGTACAAAAGGGGATTTTTTCCAAATTATTCTATTCGTTCTACAGACAGTACTCATAGATAAATAAGAAACGGTGTATATTTACCCTAACATTTATAAAGATGAAAATCAATATATAATTATCTACATATAGAACCAGATAATAATTTTGTTCATAAAACTATTCTTTTGTAAGGAAATATTTAACATATATAGGCTTCATTTACAATTAAGCAGATTCTATTTCACGCGAATATTATTATATTAATCTAAAGTTTCTGTATTTACATTTTTTTCTTTTTGTCTCATAATTTTAATTGAGGAAGGGAGGAAAAAATGGTTCAAATCAAAGTAACACCTGAAATGCTAGAAGAAGTCGCAAATCGTGCAAGTAATACCAGAATCGCATTAGAATCTATACATAATAATTTATGTAATGAAATTGATCATTTGTGTTTTCAATGGATCGGTGCCTCTAATCAACAATTCGTTCAAATGTTCAATGATGCGAGACCAAAAGCTTTTACAGCTATCAATTCAATTATACAAGTGGAAGAGGATTTGAAACGAATTGCCGAAAAATTCCGTACCACAGATGCTTCATATGACGGAAATCTTGAAGAAGGAGCAATGTGTGGTAAGTTAAATAGTGAGAAAAATGATGGATCTTTACGTGACAAGGTTTGGCATGGTCTCAAGGAAACTTATGAGGATCTTAGTAAAGTAAAAAATTCCGATGAGTCTTTATATGATAAATTTAAACATGGTATCGATGTAGCTTATAAAGATGTGAATAAAATAAAAGACACTATAGATGATGAAATCGAATCTGCTTTTGAAAAATCTGGATTAGGTGTCCCCTATCACTTAAAAAAGGGAATGGGCGACGCTATAGGTGATGAATTATTAGGACTTGCAGATGCAGTTATCCATCCAATTGACACATTTAATAACACGATTGAGGCCGTTTCTCACCCAGTCGAGACGTTCAATGCGATAAAACAAACAATTTCTGATTCTTGGAATCGTGATGTTACCAATGGTAACTCGTATAGTGGTGCAGAATGGTATGGAAGCGCGGCTGGTCATACTATATTGGCTGTTGGACAACTATTCGTAGGAACAAAAGGCGTGGATAAAATTGCAATGTTGAACCCTGGCACAAAATTAGCTGAGATTTCACGAACTGCTAATCAAAGCTTGCAAGACGCTGCATCCTTATTCAATCGTAATCGCAATGAGTTTGCTTTAGCTGGTGGAAATAATATACGCTCTGCATTTGATACACCTGATTTTAGAAAAGCTGAAGATACTATTTTATCTGCTGAAAACATAGATAGATCAACTCAATATAGTCCACGTGTATTTGATGGTGATTTAAAGCAACACGAAGACAAAGGTGGACATTTAATGGAAAAGCATGTTGAAATATCTAATGAAGCATTGGCTCAACGCTTAAAAGACGATCCCGATATCACAGGGTCTTCATCTTTTAATAATTTAGAAATAGCCCAAAAAATTGCTGATGAAGTGTTAACCAATCCTCGAAATATACGTAAAATAGAAAGATGGTTAGATGATCCCTACAGCCCGCCAACTCTAGCGTTTAGGTATAGAGGTGATGAAATTATTGGTCGATCTATTGTAAGAGGATCTGAAAATATTTTAGAGGTAACTAATGCTAAAATTATCTTAAAAAAAGACGGACAAGGAAGTTATATTCGAACAGGATATCCCGTAAGATAGAAATTTAGGAGGATACTTATGAATGATAAAGATTATATGTATGAAGAAGTAAGTGATTTTTTAGACGGAACATTTCATCAAGATATGGGAACAGTAGAAAAAGCCTTAAATGAATTTATAGAAGAAGCTCACAAAGTGTGTATAGAAAATACTGTAAAGTACATAACTGAATTTTTAAAAAGTGATTTATCCACGCAAGAAAAAGAAGCGTTCATTGAATATTATACTGAAATTTATTTTCCTTCTTTAAAACTTAATCCTATAGAATGGCTTGAACAAACAGTTGAAACGTTAAAACAAGCATTAAAAAATCATTAGTAAAAATCGACCGCCTGTAATAGGCGGTCTTTTCTTCGTATTACATAACAAAGCCGTCCAATTAAGGGCGACTTTGTTATACATCAAACTATTCTTTTGTATAGAAGTATTTAAGTCCTTTAGCGTCTAACCATGCTGTTGCTCGATCTAGTTCATTACCTTGGCGGTAATTTGTCTCAAATCTTACTAGACCTTGCTTGTCCCCGCCAGAAATGATACGAGATTCATAACCTAGAGCATCCATCATTCCTAACATCTCAGGTACTAATGCTGTCCCAAATTCATACGTAACAACTTTGTTAAATTTATTCACGCTAATCGCCACCCCTTCATTATTTACACTTGATTGAATTGTTTTGCCAACAATAACCTCAGCTACCGCTTTAGCTGCCTTGTCAAAGTTAGCGCGATATTTTTGCATATCTGTTTCATTATCGATAAAGCAAATTTCAGGAAGTAATCCAGTCTTAGTTTTATTAATCCAACCTAAGTCAGTAGAAAATTTAATGCCTCGGTCTCTCAATCCAAATGCGTCAGCCATTGCCTTTGAAATCTTTGCTGCCAATTCTCTATTTCCGTATGAAGGATGTAACCACACTTCACAACCTGTACCGCCTGGAGTGGCATTTAAATGAAACTGTAAATCTACATCACTATCTGCTACACGTAAATGGTTATTTGCTGCATTGCTCCAAACTGCTGTTTTAGTCGTCCCTACCTCATCAGAACAGTTAACATATTTCCATCCTGCTGCTTGTACATAATTCGCTACAGCATCCAAGAAACGTCTATCTTCTACATGCTCAATCCCATATTCACTATTTGCACCTGGAACAAATTCATTATGACCACCTGATCCTGCAAAACAACCCATTATTCAACATCTCCTTTTTTATTCTTATCAGCAAACCATTTGCCAGCTGTAGGATTAGATACAACACCTGCAGCAATCAAAATGTATAGAATCATATCTACGTATTCTTGATATCTTCCTAAATTAAAATGAGGGACAGTATCCATTAATACCATCCCTAACAGTGCGAACAATGCTACCCACAATCCATAATTCTTAAATTTCTCTTGCGTCGTTATTTCCTCCGTTTTCTTGTATCAGAACGTTTTATTTTCGCTTCAATTTCACTTGCTACACTTTCTAATAACCATGTTGGAATCCATCTATCCCACCCGACACGAACACAGTTAGCCGTGAAACTGTTAAAAATGTGATATGTTAAACCGCCAGTTACCATAAAGAAAAAGAAATCAGGTAATTTAAAGGCAATGTCAAACATGTGAGCTAAACACGGCAATAAAAAAAGCACCACGGTACGCGCGATGCCTTCTACTCCATATGCTGATGAATACGATCCGTCTATTTTAGATGCTTTACTTCCTGTGATCCAATCTAATGCAACTACCATCATCAGAATGCAAATCCAGATTAAGTTAGATTTTCCATATATGATACTTAAAAATGTTCCTAATCCCCCGCCAACTAGTGAACCAAGTTTGAATGTTGTAGAGTTAAAAACATCAATTATGTTAAGACTTCTGAAGATATCATGAACTCGCTCCAATTGTTCACCTCCTTTTAAAATAAAAAGAAAGACGATAGTTCGCCTCTCTTTGTTTAGAAATCTATTTTAATTTTGATTTGTTATTCTTTCCTGATAAGTCCACACATCTTGTAAAAGATTTTTACAACTAACAGCTACATGATCATCACTCCAAATGAAACTCCCCGATTTAAATGTAGCTGACATCCTTGAATTATTTTGATAGAGAAATAATTCTCCATCTTTGAATTTACCTTCTTTATACCCGGCAATAACTTCATGTAGCATCATTAATAACGCCCCCTTTAGAAATAAATCTCACTTTTTGATATTACATCAATATATTTCCATTTAGAAGGAGAATCAACTATTTTTCAACAAATATTTTTTCTTTTCTGAACCCTGAAATTTTAGTGTTAATTAGATGTTGTAATTGTTTCGTTTTGGTCTTCCGTTACACCCGTGCCATCGTTTTGTGATCTATTAGATTCTGTTGGAGGAACTGAATCATTTTGTTGCTCAGGTTTTGTTACAGGTGGTTGTTCCGGCTCTTTCGGTTCTTCTTTGACAGGGACAACTTGCTTCACATCGATTCGTGAGAAGATGTAATCACCAATTACGACTGTAATTGTATTATTATTGTTTAATTGCTCGTTTAGATAGATTGGATCATAATCGTTTGTTGTAATCTCAATC
This Bacillus paramycoides DNA region includes the following protein-coding sequences:
- a CDS encoding WXG100 family type VII secretion target, translating into MVQIKVTPEMLEEVANRASNTRIALESIHNNLCNEIDHLCFQWIGASNQQFVQMFNDARPKAFTAINSIIQVEEDLKRIAEKFRTTDASYDGNLEEGAMCGKLNSEKNDGSLRDKVWHGLKETYEDLSKVKNSDESLYDKFKHGIDVAYKDVNKIKDTIDDEIESAFEKSGLGVPYHLKKGMGDAIGDELLGLADAVIHPIDTFNNTIEAVSHPVETFNAIKQTISDSWNRDVTNGNSYSGAEWYGSAAGHTILAVGQLFVGTKGVDKIAMLNPGTKLAEISRTANQSLQDAASLFNRNRNEFALAGGNNIRSAFDTPDFRKAEDTILSAENIDRSTQYSPRVFDGDLKQHEDKGGHLMEKHVEISNEALAQRLKDDPDITGSSSFNNLEIAQKIADEVLTNPRNIRKIERWLDDPYSPPTLAFRYRGDEIIGRSIVRGSENILEVTNAKIILKKDGQGSYIRTGYPVR
- the asd gene encoding aspartate-semialdehyde dehydrogenase, translating into MEKQKTFHVAVVGATGAVGEQMLNTLEKREFPIGKLTLLSSKRSAGKKLVFKGEEFTVQEATPESFEGVDIALFSAGGSVSKQLAPEAAKRGAIVVDNTSAFRMTENVPLVVPEVNENDLKEHNGIIANPNCSTIQMVVALEPVRQQYGLKRVIVSTYQAVSGAGAAAIEELHEQSQAILNGEEVKANVLPVSGDKKHFPIAFNAIPQIDKFQDNGFTFEEMKMINETKKIMHMPELEVAATCVRLPVVSGHSESVYIEVEKESVTVEELKNLLANAEGIVLQDNPEEQLYPMPATAVGKNEVFVGRIRKDLNNDKGFHLWVVSDNLLKGAAWNSVQIAERLVKLQLV
- the dapG gene encoding aspartate kinase; protein product: MKIIVQKFGGTSVRDENGRKHALHHIKKSLDAGYKVVTVVSAMGRKGEPYATDTLLSLVNQEESHISNREQDLLLSCGELISAIVFSNMLNENGIKAAALNGAQAGFVTNDDFTNAKIIEMNCDRIHEELENVDVIVVTGFQGQTKKGDTTTLGRGGSDTSASALGVALHAEFIDIFTDVEGVMTADPRIVKDARHLQTVTYNEICNMAYQGAKVVHPRAVEIAMHAKVPLRVRSTYSDSEGTLIAAYDGATKGQDVEERPVTGIAHVSNVTQIKVLAKETAYDLQQHVFKEMANEGISVDLINISPTGVAYTVNDNVSARAVEVLKQLGYEPIVTEHCAKVSIVGAGMAGIPGVTAKIVTALAEKGIQILQSADSHTTIWVLVKETDLVEAVNALHSAFELSKEKQLEQ
- a CDS encoding contact-dependent growth inhibition system immunity protein, which translates into the protein MNDKDYMYEEVSDFLDGTFHQDMGTVEKALNEFIEEAHKVCIENTVKYITEFLKSDLSTQEKEAFIEYYTEIYFPSLKLNPIEWLEQTVETLKQALKNH
- a CDS encoding phage holin family protein encodes the protein MERVHDIFRSLNIIDVFNSTTFKLGSLVGGGLGTFLSIIYGKSNLIWICILMMVVALDWITGSKASKIDGSYSSAYGVEGIARTVVLFLLPCLAHMFDIAFKLPDFFFFMVTGGLTYHIFNSFTANCVRVGWDRWIPTWLLESVASEIEAKIKRSDTRKRRK
- the dapA gene encoding 4-hydroxy-tetrahydrodipicolinate synthase; the encoded protein is MIDFGTIATAMVTPFDKNGNIDFAKTTKLVNYLIDNGTTAIVVGGTTGESPTLTSEEKVALYRHVVSVVDKRVPVIAGTGSNNTHASIDLTKKATEAGVDAVMLVAPYYNKPSQEGMYQHFKAIAESTPLPVMLYNVPGRSIVQISVDTVVRLSEIENIVAIKDAGGDVLTMTEIIEKTADDFAVYSGDDGLTLPAMVVGAKGIVSVASHVIGNEMQEMIAAFQAGEFKKAQKLHQLLVRVTDSLFMAPSPTPVKTALQMVGLDVGSVRLPLLPLTEEERVTLQSVIQSIPR
- a CDS encoding N-acetylmuramoyl-L-alanine amidase C-terminal domain-containing protein, whose amino-acid sequence is MGCFAGSGGHNEFVPGANSEYGIEHVEDRRFLDAVANYVQAAGWKYVNCSDEVGTTKTAVWSNAANNHLRVADSDVDLQFHLNATPGGTGCEVWLHPSYGNRELAAKISKAMADAFGLRDRGIKFSTDLGWINKTKTGLLPEICFIDNETDMQKYRANFDKAAKAVAEVIVGKTIQSSVNNEGVAISVNKFNKVVTYEFGTALVPEMLGMMDALGYESRIISGGDKQGLVRFETNYRQGNELDRATAWLDAKGLKYFYTKE